The Crocinitomicaceae bacterium genome includes a region encoding these proteins:
- a CDS encoding TonB-dependent receptor → MKNLVLILFLSVAHWLAAQTVQVSGRVVNEKGQALALATVKIDGIRQSWQTDESGNFIIDLPVNSVYTIHISFSGHHNYVQDFALMSENLNLGDIQLGTRILNQVDVQYTKPPGGFEGFPPVDIKRLPTTTGNFEDLIKVAGIGVSSNNELSSNYNVRGGNYDENDIYVNGIQIYRPFIVRAGQQEGLSFIHGEFVENIYFSAGGFDAQYGDVLSSVLDVRYREPQSFSGSVQVSLMGAQFHLEDVYSGRRGNYIIGARYRANSYLLNSLPTKGDYNPTFYDMQGITNYYTHFNDENSYGKLYLLGHFSSNNFLFVPSSRTTSWGTVNEAYQLRVFFEGQEQTSFRTFTVAAGYEQRFNQNLKMNFGTSLFHSVEQEHFDVLGEYWINELETDPSKEEFGDSTSNVGVGGFLDHGRNDLTVWIANIYYDGTFDLAQKIIEEKKAIRQGDMNWGVRAQYEYFYDVLSEWHLIDSAGYVIPAGDPETIELSDVIKQNNLVESYRFSGHYQFTQNFIRKKDVALNLKRKQGSGKEKTFIIYQDTLQDSPSKLSVTWGVRGGYRTFNEEYWITPRFTISYSPRMYFITDDTTLTRRNVKYRLSSGLYYQPPLYRTMRYLDGTIHPDVVSQKSWHNVIAADIYFQMWNRPFKFTAEAYYKYMWDVVPYEIDNVRIRYYAENNAVAYATGFDAKVNGEFVKGIESFFRIGILKTMEEIENDDYYIYLNSDGDTILPGYTFNQTVVDSIHQEPGWIPRPTDQLVTFGIFFQDKMPKYENIKVSANLNFGTPLPYGPPSYERYKDVLRTKPYIRLDLGFMYDLVNADTKLKKPNSKFQNAFEQFTISLDAFNLLGVNNVVSYQWLQDIAGRYYSIPNYLTGRRINLRVILAF, encoded by the coding sequence TTGAAAAACCTGGTCCTAATACTATTTTTATCTGTAGCTCATTGGCTTGCGGCTCAAACCGTGCAAGTGAGCGGAAGAGTAGTAAATGAAAAAGGTCAAGCTCTTGCCTTGGCAACGGTTAAAATTGATGGCATCAGACAGAGTTGGCAAACAGATGAATCAGGAAACTTTATCATAGACTTGCCCGTTAATTCAGTTTATACCATTCACATCAGTTTTAGCGGTCACCATAATTACGTACAAGATTTTGCATTGATGAGTGAGAATTTGAATTTGGGAGATATTCAGTTAGGCACCAGAATTCTAAATCAGGTTGATGTTCAATACACCAAACCACCAGGAGGCTTTGAGGGCTTTCCTCCTGTGGATATTAAAAGACTGCCAACCACCACCGGAAACTTTGAAGATTTGATCAAAGTTGCAGGTATTGGTGTTTCATCCAATAATGAATTGTCTTCAAATTATAATGTGCGTGGAGGGAATTATGATGAAAATGATATTTACGTAAACGGCATTCAGATTTATCGCCCGTTCATTGTGCGCGCAGGACAGCAGGAAGGACTTAGTTTTATACATGGAGAATTTGTAGAAAACATTTATTTTTCAGCCGGTGGTTTTGATGCACAGTATGGTGATGTTTTATCATCTGTGCTTGATGTGAGATATCGTGAACCGCAGTCATTTTCAGGCTCAGTGCAAGTTAGTTTGATGGGGGCTCAATTTCATTTAGAAGATGTTTACAGCGGACGTCGCGGGAATTATATCATTGGTGCCCGTTACCGGGCCAATTCATATCTGTTGAATAGTTTACCTACCAAGGGTGATTATAATCCAACTTTTTATGACATGCAGGGAATCACCAATTATTATACGCATTTTAATGATGAAAATTCGTATGGAAAGTTATATCTGCTAGGTCATTTCTCTTCCAATAATTTTTTATTTGTTCCCAGTTCACGAACTACTTCCTGGGGCACGGTGAATGAAGCTTATCAATTGCGCGTATTTTTTGAAGGACAAGAGCAAACCAGTTTTAGAACTTTCACCGTTGCTGCCGGATATGAGCAACGATTTAATCAAAATCTGAAAATGAATTTTGGTACTTCGCTTTTTCATTCTGTTGAACAAGAACATTTTGATGTACTGGGTGAATATTGGATTAATGAATTGGAAACTGACCCCTCAAAAGAAGAATTTGGAGATTCAACCAGCAATGTAGGTGTTGGCGGATTTTTAGATCATGGCAGAAATGACCTCACAGTTTGGATTGCAAATATTTACTATGACGGCACATTTGATTTAGCTCAAAAAATAATTGAAGAAAAAAAAGCCATTCGTCAAGGTGACATGAATTGGGGAGTGCGCGCGCAATATGAATATTTCTACGACGTTTTGAGTGAGTGGCATCTGATTGATTCTGCGGGTTATGTTATCCCTGCCGGAGATCCTGAAACCATTGAATTAAGTGATGTGATAAAACAAAATAATCTGGTTGAATCGTATCGGTTTTCAGGTCACTATCAATTCACCCAAAATTTTATTCGCAAAAAAGATGTTGCCCTTAATTTGAAACGCAAACAAGGGAGTGGCAAAGAAAAAACTTTTATCATCTATCAAGATACTTTGCAAGACAGTCCTTCAAAACTTTCTGTTACCTGGGGTGTGCGAGGTGGTTATCGAACATTTAATGAAGAGTATTGGATTACTCCGCGTTTTACCATTAGTTATTCTCCACGCATGTATTTTATAACTGATGACACTACATTGACAAGACGAAATGTGAAATATAGATTGTCTTCAGGCTTATATTATCAACCTCCTCTTTATCGCACCATGCGATATCTTGATGGGACCATTCATCCGGATGTGGTTTCACAAAAATCATGGCACAATGTGATAGCGGCAGATATTTATTTTCAAATGTGGAATCGCCCATTCAAATTTACTGCTGAGGCTTATTACAAATACATGTGGGACGTAGTGCCTTATGAAATTGATAATGTTAGAATACGGTATTATGCTGAAAATAATGCAGTGGCTTATGCTACCGGTTTTGATGCAAAAGTGAATGGCGAATTTGTAAAAGGTATTGAATCATTTTTCAGAATTGGAATTTTAAAAACTATGGAAGAAATTGAAAATGATGATTATTACATTTATCTCAATTCTGATGGTGATACCATTTTACCAGGCTACACATTTAATCAAACCGTTGTTGATTCTATTCATCAAGAACCGGGATGGATTCCTCGCCCAACTGATCAGTTGGTAACCTTTGGAATATTTTTTCAGGACAAAATGCCAAAATATGAGAATATCAAAGTATCGGCCAATCTTAATTTTGGAACACCTCTACCCTATGGTCCTCCATCGTATGAACGATATAAAGATGTGTTGCGCACCAAACCTTATATACGTCTTGATTTAGGATTTATGTACGATTTGGTGAACGCTGATACTAAATTAAAAAAACCAAATAGCAAATTTCAAAATGCGTTTGAACAATTCACCATTAGTTTAGATGCTTTCAATTTACTTGGTGTAAACAATGTTGTGTCTTATCAATGGCTGCAAGATATTGCGGGACGGTATTATTCAATACCAAATTACCTCACCGGACGAAGAATCAATTTGCGCGTGATTCTTGCTTTCTGA
- the miaA gene encoding tRNA (adenosine(37)-N6)-dimethylallyltransferase MiaA, producing MTKNAEIKKDLLVVLGPTASGKTQLACAVAAELHGEIISADSRQIYKYMDIGTGKDLNEYTVNEKKIPYHLIDIKEPGYRYNIAEFQLDFLKSDADIRARGNQPILCGGSGLYLETALRGNSFLGIPSDAVFYESMKELAPEKIEEELKKVPAEILTKLGVQTWHRKIRAIEIGNFLKMNPDWKPVENPGFNEIIIGTHISREERREKITNRLTYRLNHGLYEEAEYLLKNHISFDDLEYYGLEYKWLGMYLQGAITKNELFEGLNIAIHQFAKRQMTWFRKMEADGYVIHWIDTNLPLETKVAQVKEIFRKQESRAN from the coding sequence ATGACTAAAAACGCAGAAATAAAAAAAGACCTTCTGGTAGTGCTTGGACCAACTGCTTCAGGTAAAACACAACTTGCCTGCGCTGTGGCGGCAGAATTGCACGGTGAAATAATCAGTGCAGATTCTCGCCAAATATATAAATACATGGATATTGGTACCGGCAAAGATTTGAATGAATACACGGTGAATGAAAAAAAAATTCCTTATCACCTCATTGATATAAAAGAACCCGGATACCGTTATAACATAGCAGAATTTCAACTTGATTTTTTAAAGTCTGATGCGGATATCAGGGCACGCGGAAATCAACCTATTCTTTGCGGAGGCAGTGGACTGTATCTTGAAACAGCCTTGCGTGGCAATTCTTTTTTAGGCATACCGTCTGATGCTGTGTTTTATGAATCAATGAAAGAACTTGCTCCAGAAAAAATAGAAGAAGAATTGAAAAAAGTTCCGGCAGAAATATTGACTAAGTTGGGAGTGCAGACTTGGCACAGAAAAATTCGGGCTATTGAAATTGGAAATTTTTTGAAGATGAATCCGGATTGGAAGCCGGTTGAAAATCCCGGATTCAATGAGATAATAATTGGCACACATATCTCCCGTGAAGAGCGGCGAGAAAAAATTACTAACCGACTAACTTATCGTCTCAATCATGGTTTATATGAAGAGGCAGAATATCTTCTCAAAAATCACATCAGCTTTGATGACTTGGAGTATTATGGTTTGGAGTACAAATGGCTTGGAATGTACTTGCAAGGCGCCATTACAAAAAATGAATTGTTTGAAGGATTAAATATTGCCATTCATCAATTTGCCAAAAGACAAATGACGTGGTTCAGAAAAATGGAGGCAGATGGTTATGTGATTCATTGGATTGATACCAATCTTCCATTAGAAACTAAAGTTGCTCAAGTAAAAGAAATTTTCAGAAAGCAAGAATCACGCGCAAATTGA
- a CDS encoding shikimate dehydrogenase — protein sequence MKIFGLIGKKLGHSFSKKYFEEKFKNLGVDASYLNFELDEIAEIKNVFTQNNLTGLNVTIPYKSAVIPFLNEVDEKAKNTGAVNCIKIKNGKTKGYNTDCFGFEQLLKPFLESQHQRAIILGTGGVSKAVQIVLNELGIEFILISRSPQYENEFSYEDINEMMMKNCKLMIQTTPVGMYPNIDNAPEIPYKYFTSEHLAVDLIYNPEETAFMHNAKSFGATTINGMTMLHQQAEKSWQIWNDDMF from the coding sequence ATGAAAATATTTGGTCTCATCGGAAAAAAATTGGGGCATTCCTTCTCAAAAAAATACTTTGAAGAAAAATTCAAAAATCTTGGTGTTGATGCCAGTTATCTAAATTTTGAATTAGATGAAATAGCTGAAATAAAAAATGTTTTTACTCAAAATAATCTAACAGGCCTCAATGTTACTATTCCTTACAAATCTGCCGTAATTCCATTTCTTAATGAGGTAGATGAGAAAGCAAAAAATACCGGTGCTGTAAATTGTATCAAAATTAAAAATGGTAAAACCAAAGGATACAATACTGATTGTTTTGGCTTTGAGCAATTATTAAAACCTTTTCTTGAATCACAGCATCAAAGAGCTATTATACTTGGTACGGGTGGTGTTTCAAAGGCGGTGCAAATCGTGTTAAACGAATTAGGTATTGAGTTTATTTTAATTTCAAGATCACCCCAATATGAGAATGAATTCAGTTATGAAGACATCAATGAAATGATGATGAAAAATTGCAAGCTCATGATTCAAACTACCCCGGTTGGTATGTATCCCAATATTGACAATGCGCCTGAAATACCCTACAAATATTTTACATCAGAACATTTAGCAGTTGATCTAATTTATAATCCTGAAGAAACTGCGTTCATGCACAATGCAAAATCTTTTGGTGCAACTACCATCAATGGCATGACAATGCTGCACCAGCAGGCTGAAAAATCATGGCAGATATGGAATGATGATATGTTTTGA
- a CDS encoding branched-chain amino acid aminotransferase gives MATSTVNIKVTKTPASRIQTIDFNNLPFGKYFADHMFVMDYSDGKWGEPQIVPFGNIEIHPATSALHYGQSIFEGLKAQKNEKGEVLVFRPDMNAKRFKESAERMCMAPVSEEIFLEGIKTLIDLDRAWVPDKPGTSLYIRPFLFATDDYVGIRPSEKYKFMIINCPVGAYYSEPVKVRIETYYTRAAEGGVGRVKAAGNYGASLYPAKLGQDKGYRQLLWTDAKTHSFIEESGTMNVAFMLNDVLVTPSEESDTILKGITKRSVIEVAKDWGVKVEERKVSVAEIIEAIEKGKLQDAFGIGTAATIAPISAIGYQDKEYALPSIESRTFSNKISQYIADYKAGKVEDKFGWLMKI, from the coding sequence ATGGCTACAAGCACTGTAAACATCAAGGTTACAAAAACTCCGGCGTCTCGTATTCAGACTATAGATTTTAATAACCTGCCATTTGGAAAATATTTTGCTGATCACATGTTTGTGATGGATTATTCTGATGGCAAATGGGGAGAACCTCAAATTGTACCTTTCGGTAATATTGAAATTCACCCCGCAACTTCTGCCTTACATTATGGACAGTCTATTTTTGAAGGACTGAAAGCGCAGAAAAATGAAAAAGGAGAAGTGCTGGTATTCAGACCGGACATGAATGCTAAGCGATTCAAAGAATCTGCTGAACGCATGTGTATGGCTCCGGTTTCTGAAGAAATTTTTCTTGAAGGTATTAAAACCTTGATTGATCTTGATCGCGCATGGGTGCCTGATAAACCTGGCACTTCATTATACATTCGCCCTTTTTTATTTGCAACGGATGACTATGTTGGTATCAGACCATCTGAAAAATATAAATTCATGATCATCAATTGTCCGGTAGGAGCATATTACTCTGAGCCGGTGAAAGTGCGTATTGAAACATACTACACCCGTGCTGCTGAAGGCGGAGTAGGTCGTGTGAAAGCTGCAGGTAATTATGGCGCTTCATTATATCCCGCAAAATTAGGACAAGATAAAGGTTACCGTCAATTGTTATGGACTGATGCTAAAACACATTCTTTCATTGAAGAGTCAGGCACCATGAATGTTGCTTTTATGTTGAATGATGTACTTGTAACTCCTTCTGAAGAAAGTGATACTATTTTAAAAGGAATTACCAAACGCAGTGTGATTGAAGTGGCAAAAGATTGGGGGGTTAAAGTTGAAGAACGCAAAGTGAGTGTTGCAGAAATTATAGAGGCTATTGAAAAAGGCAAATTGCAAGATGCCTTTGGAATTGGTACTGCGGCTACTATTGCACCAATATCTGCCATTGGTTATCAAGATAAAGAATATGCTTTGCCTTCTATTGAATCAAGAACGTTTTCTAATAAAATATCACAGTATATAGCTGATTACAAAGCCGGAAAAGTAGAAGATAAATTTGGCTGGCTGATGAAAATCTAA
- a CDS encoding DEAD/DEAH box helicase — protein MKNPVDILSAYWGYTAFREKQEEIIQAVLNGQDTLALLPTGGGKSVCYQIPALIKPGVCIVISPLIALMHDQVDNLKKEASRPWQSLRA, from the coding sequence TTGAAAAATCCTGTTGATATATTATCTGCCTATTGGGGGTACACCGCTTTCAGAGAGAAACAGGAAGAGATTATTCAGGCCGTTTTGAATGGGCAAGATACCTTAGCGCTTTTGCCCACCGGTGGTGGGAAATCAGTTTGTTATCAAATACCTGCATTAATAAAACCGGGTGTATGCATTGTCATTTCACCACTCATTGCATTAATGCATGATCAGGTTGACAATCTAAAAAAAGAGGCATCAAGGCCATGGCAATCACTTCGGGCTTGA
- a CDS encoding RecQ family ATP-dependent DNA helicase: protein MNVNLIAVDEAHCISQWGYDFRPPYLEISAIRKIKPQVPVLALTATATPQVVDDIQDKLEFKAKHVIQKSFYRSNLIYSTILTVNKKNRIEEFLHQHTGCGIIYCSTRKAVKELAVHLMHKNFSVDFYHAGLDHATRRQKQDDWVTEKTRIIISTNAFGMGIDKSNVRFVLHYDIPETIEAYFQEAGRAGRDEKPAEAVLFFEEVDIHQLIEKVNTKFPPLERIKQIYNALGNHLQIAFGAGKNTKYPIEINDFCNKYDLQLMETYNAFKFLELAGYLEFSEGIYVPPKLKLTAPQLDVYKEQIKDEKINRVVQFLLRSHIGIFDDYLNINEYIIAQKTGLTKAEVIEKLNYLTKLELADYAPQSSEPHVTFITERVPDTHLAISPTFYHHRKELAFEKMKAVVHYLQTSTCRSVELLNYFGDVNSLPCGQCSACLAENQDVKTENLSNQILLYLEQAPHKMEYQTTEILNNFSRVSREDVLQSLRWLADHKKIRMADTGKEFIRLK, encoded by the coding sequence ATGAATGTAAACCTCATTGCTGTTGATGAAGCTCATTGCATTTCTCAATGGGGATATGATTTCAGACCTCCTTATCTTGAAATATCAGCCATACGAAAAATAAAACCGCAGGTACCTGTTCTTGCTCTTACTGCAACAGCCACACCTCAAGTGGTTGATGACATTCAGGATAAACTAGAGTTCAAAGCAAAGCATGTCATTCAGAAATCATTCTACAGATCAAATTTGATTTATTCAACCATTTTAACGGTCAATAAAAAAAACAGAATTGAAGAGTTTTTACATCAGCATACAGGGTGCGGAATAATTTATTGCAGCACGCGTAAAGCGGTTAAAGAACTTGCCGTGCATTTGATGCATAAAAACTTTAGTGTAGATTTTTATCATGCAGGCTTAGACCATGCTACACGAAGACAAAAACAAGATGATTGGGTGACAGAAAAAACACGAATAATTATTTCAACCAACGCGTTTGGAATGGGCATTGACAAATCAAACGTGCGCTTTGTTTTACATTATGACATTCCTGAAACAATTGAAGCATATTTTCAAGAAGCAGGCAGAGCGGGCAGAGATGAAAAACCGGCTGAAGCAGTTCTGTTTTTTGAGGAAGTAGATATTCATCAACTTATTGAAAAAGTAAACACAAAATTTCCTCCGCTTGAACGCATCAAACAAATTTATAATGCACTGGGGAATCATCTTCAAATTGCCTTCGGTGCAGGAAAAAACACAAAATATCCTATTGAAATTAATGATTTTTGTAATAAGTATGATCTGCAATTAATGGAGACTTATAATGCGTTTAAATTTCTTGAACTTGCAGGATATCTTGAATTTTCAGAAGGTATTTATGTTCCTCCAAAATTAAAACTCACCGCACCACAGTTAGATGTTTACAAAGAGCAAATTAAAGATGAAAAAATTAATCGCGTTGTTCAGTTTTTATTGCGCTCACACATTGGCATCTTTGATGATTATTTAAATATCAACGAATATATCATTGCTCAAAAAACCGGTTTAACAAAAGCAGAAGTGATTGAAAAACTTAATTATTTGACCAAACTTGAACTGGCTGATTATGCCCCGCAGAGTTCAGAACCTCATGTTACTTTCATCACAGAAAGAGTGCCGGATACTCACCTTGCTATTTCACCTACTTTTTATCATCACCGAAAAGAACTTGCTTTTGAAAAAATGAAAGCTGTAGTGCATTATCTGCAGACAAGCACTTGTCGTTCTGTTGAATTATTGAATTATTTTGGTGATGTGAATTCGCTGCCTTGCGGGCAATGTTCAGCTTGTCTTGCAGAAAATCAAGATGTAAAAACAGAAAATCTTTCAAACCAAATTCTGCTATATCTTGAACAAGCGCCGCATAAGATGGAATATCAAACAACAGAAATACTCAATAATTTTTCACGTGTTTCAAGAGAAGATGTATTGCAGTCACTGCGTTGGCTTGCTGATCATAAAAAAATCAGAATGGCAGACACCGGAAAAGAATTTATCCGATTAAAATAA
- a CDS encoding aminoacyl-histidine dipeptidase, with amino-acid sequence MSVRNLEPKAVWNYFEDLNAVPRPSKKEERVREFMVNFGKSLGLDTQVDKIGNVIIKKAASKGFEAKPTVILQSHIDMVHQKNSATEFDFSTQGIQSYIDGEWVKAKGTTLGADNGMGVAATMAVLASKDISHPAIEALFTIDEETGMTGAKELDGSLLSGKILLNLDTEDDDEFSVGCAGGIDTNTFYTYQQENVPANFKAIALALTGLKGGHSGMDINLGRGNANLLMNRLIYAASQIADLRIAELTGGSLRNAIPRESHGVLVVDSAKADIVLKQLNKYAEIIKGEYRFTEPDFKFEAAETKMNVSKMISKADQDKALRAIYTTPNAVWKMSETIPGLVETSSSLAKVTFKDGEFTTQSLQRSMVESGKEDIANAIRLTYELIGARVVQDGSYPGWAPDPDSRILKVMEKQYVSLFKDQPKVKACHAGLECGILGEHLPGCDMISFGPTIRNPHSPDEKVHIQSVQKFWNFLLEVLNNIPSAN; translated from the coding sequence ATGAGTGTAAGAAATCTTGAACCCAAAGCAGTGTGGAATTATTTTGAAGATTTAAATGCAGTGCCTCGTCCGTCAAAGAAGGAAGAACGCGTGCGTGAATTTATGGTGAATTTTGGTAAGTCTCTTGGCTTAGATACACAGGTTGATAAGATTGGAAATGTCATTATAAAAAAAGCAGCGTCAAAAGGTTTTGAAGCTAAGCCAACTGTGATTCTCCAATCGCATATTGACATGGTTCATCAAAAAAATTCAGCTACTGAGTTTGATTTTTCAACGCAGGGAATTCAATCATACATTGATGGTGAATGGGTAAAAGCAAAAGGTACAACCCTTGGTGCAGACAACGGAATGGGAGTAGCCGCTACCATGGCTGTTTTAGCAAGTAAAGATATTTCACATCCCGCTATTGAAGCTTTGTTTACCATTGATGAAGAGACAGGTATGACCGGAGCAAAAGAATTGGACGGCTCTCTGCTAAGCGGTAAAATTTTATTGAATTTGGATACCGAAGATGATGATGAATTTTCAGTTGGTTGTGCCGGTGGAATTGATACGAATACTTTTTATACCTATCAGCAAGAAAATGTTCCGGCTAATTTCAAAGCTATTGCCTTAGCATTAACAGGACTAAAAGGTGGTCACTCAGGTATGGATATTAATCTTGGTAGAGGAAATGCTAATTTACTGATGAATCGCTTAATTTATGCTGCTTCTCAAATTGCGGATTTAAGAATTGCAGAACTTACCGGCGGCAGCTTGCGCAATGCAATTCCGCGTGAAAGCCATGGCGTACTGGTTGTTGATAGTGCAAAAGCAGATATCGTTTTAAAGCAATTAAATAAATACGCTGAGATTATAAAAGGAGAATATCGCTTTACTGAACCTGATTTTAAATTTGAAGCGGCTGAAACAAAAATGAATGTTTCAAAAATGATTTCAAAAGCAGATCAGGATAAAGCTTTGCGTGCAATCTACACAACACCGAATGCGGTTTGGAAAATGAGTGAAACTATTCCGGGCTTGGTTGAAACTTCGTCATCGCTTGCAAAAGTGACATTTAAAGATGGAGAATTTACGACCCAATCACTTCAGCGCAGTATGGTTGAATCTGGTAAAGAAGATATAGCAAACGCAATACGCCTCACGTATGAACTTATAGGCGCGCGGGTAGTGCAAGATGGATCATACCCCGGTTGGGCTCCTGATCCTGATTCTCGCATTTTAAAAGTAATGGAGAAACAGTATGTGAGTTTATTCAAAGATCAGCCAAAAGTAAAAGCTTGTCATGCCGGTTTGGAGTGTGGAATTTTAGGTGAACATTTGCCTGGTTGTGATATGATTTCTTTTGGTCCTACTATTCGTAACCCACACTCTCCGGATGAAAAAGTCCATATTCAATCAGTACAAAAATTCTGGAACTTTTTACTTGAAGTACTGAACAATATTCCGTCAGCGAATTAA
- a CDS encoding GNAT family N-acetyltransferase, translated as MSIQVFSAKLLSSDSIEKDELYSILIKAYAETEDLMWGADYIRISRDDFEKFIQHDQFMVATYNGHTAGGLRVYRIDKDIFSFGTFGVRFDLSGHGIGRVLIAEAERKAIQAGALSMKIEILRPASFEIPIKTKLHHWYTSLGYKITHTIGFEKLYPDKAARLLTPCLFDFYVKNL; from the coding sequence GTGAGCATTCAAGTTTTTTCTGCAAAATTACTGTCATCTGATTCAATTGAAAAAGATGAACTGTATTCTATCTTGATAAAAGCTTATGCTGAAACTGAAGATTTAATGTGGGGCGCTGATTATATCAGAATATCACGTGATGATTTTGAAAAATTCATTCAGCATGATCAATTCATGGTAGCAACATACAATGGGCATACAGCGGGTGGATTAAGAGTTTACAGAATTGATAAGGATATTTTTTCTTTTGGAACCTTTGGCGTAAGGTTTGATTTGTCAGGGCATGGCATTGGCCGGGTACTGATTGCTGAAGCCGAGCGCAAAGCAATACAAGCCGGGGCACTCAGCATGAAAATTGAAATTCTCAGGCCGGCGTCATTTGAAATTCCAATCAAAACTAAATTACATCATTGGTATACTTCTCTGGGGTATAAAATCACTCATACCATTGGTTTTGAAAAATTGTATCCTGACAAAGCTGCTCGGTTATTGACACCTTGTTTGTTTGACTTTTATGTCAAAAATCTTTGA
- a CDS encoding NAD(P)/FAD-dependent oxidoreductase yields MLIEIPDKKKARIVIIGGGFGGIQLAKMFKKRDVQVVIVDKNNYHTFQPLMYQVATSALEAESIAYPIRKIFNKSKNIYFRLGEVTNIDHQKKIIEFGNDTLEYDYLVIASGAKTNYFGNEGLTISAMPMKSILESLDLRTMLLQNFEHALLINNERKKQGMLNVVIAGAGPTGVELAGALGELKRSVFPKDYPELDLSKMNIYLVQSGDRVLPMLSQKSSEKAKRYLEKLGVTVVLKTRVLDFFGDYVQTNTGQDIIARTLIWTAGVTGNPVEGLPKESINKGERILVDEFNQVKGMENVFAIGDCACMIQTDYPNGHPQVAPVAMQQGKLCGKNLLNKIVYNKPMQSFKYKDKGAMATVGKNKALVEMGKLKLGGAFAWFIWMVVHLMSLVGFRNKIITTFNWVRNYFNSDRGLRLIITQFDLQEEKRKRRKEFEATQMTK; encoded by the coding sequence ATGCTCATAGAAATTCCTGATAAAAAGAAAGCCCGTATTGTCATTATTGGTGGCGGTTTTGGCGGAATACAACTCGCCAAAATGTTCAAAAAAAGGGATGTTCAGGTTGTTATTGTTGACAAGAATAATTACCACACTTTTCAACCATTGATGTATCAAGTTGCAACGTCTGCCTTAGAAGCGGAATCCATTGCATATCCTATCAGAAAAATTTTCAATAAATCTAAAAACATCTATTTCAGATTAGGAGAGGTGACAAATATTGATCATCAAAAAAAAATTATTGAATTTGGTAATGATACACTGGAGTATGATTATCTGGTGATTGCTTCCGGAGCTAAGACAAACTATTTTGGCAATGAAGGCTTGACTATATCTGCAATGCCAATGAAAAGTATTCTTGAGTCACTTGATTTGCGCACTATGTTATTGCAAAATTTTGAACATGCACTACTCATAAACAACGAGAGAAAGAAACAAGGCATGCTCAATGTTGTGATTGCAGGTGCAGGACCAACCGGTGTTGAATTAGCAGGTGCTTTAGGTGAACTCAAACGCTCTGTTTTTCCAAAGGATTATCCTGAACTTGATCTATCAAAAATGAATATCTATCTGGTTCAAAGCGGTGATCGCGTTTTGCCTATGCTCTCGCAAAAATCATCTGAAAAGGCAAAGCGATATCTTGAAAAACTTGGAGTGACAGTGGTATTGAAAACACGCGTACTTGATTTTTTTGGTGACTACGTTCAAACAAATACCGGTCAAGATATCATTGCACGCACACTGATATGGACAGCCGGTGTTACAGGAAATCCCGTTGAAGGCCTTCCTAAAGAATCTATCAACAAAGGTGAACGAATTTTGGTTGATGAATTCAATCAAGTAAAAGGTATGGAAAATGTATTTGCAATAGGTGACTGTGCCTGCATGATTCAAACTGATTATCCTAACGGACATCCGCAAGTAGCGCCGGTGGCCATGCAACAAGGTAAGTTGTGCGGAAAAAATTTGCTCAATAAAATTGTCTATAACAAACCGATGCAATCCTTTAAATACAAAGACAAAGGCGCTATGGCAACGGTAGGTAAAAATAAAGCTTTGGTTGAAATGGGTAAACTCAAACTAGGTGGTGCATTTGCTTGGTTTATCTGGATGGTAGTTCACCTAATGTCACTAGTTGGATTCAGAAATAAAATTATCACCACCTTTAACTGGGTGCGCAATTATTTCAACTCTGATAGAGGTTTGCGCTTAATCATTACACAATTTGACTTACAAGAAGAAAAGAGAAAAAGACGCAAAGAATTTGAAGCTACTCAAATGACCAAATAA